The Polyangium spumosum region ACGATCCGGACAAATCCGGACAAATCCGGACAAATTCCGAAGATGTCCGGACAAATTCTCGCGCGTCTCGTGAGCTTCTTCACCACCTGCACGATACCCGAAGGTCTCGTGCGCGCGTCTCCAGGTCGCCTGCACGAGACCTGAAGGTCTCGCGCGCACGTCTCCAGGTCCCGCGCGCGTGTCTCCGGGTCTTGCCCGCGCGACCTCGCGTCACGCGCGCGCGCCTTCACGACATTCCCGAACGATCTCCACGTCATGCGCGCGCGCCTCGACGTCACGCGCGCGCGCCTCGACGTCACGCGCGCGCGCCTTCGCCTCCTGCCCGCGCGTCGTTTTCTTGCGCCCACGCGCCTCCGAGACGCGCCCGCGAGACCCTCGCCTCGCTCGCGCGTGACCTCTCCGCGCGCCCTCGCCTCGGCCCTGGCATACCCCGTGCAATACATCTGGGCACGGCGCACGAGACGGGACCTCTCCCGTCTGGCGCCACACGACAAACCCGAACGACCCCATTGGAGGCCGACCATGAGTGATCCCAAGAACCCCCTCCCCGGCGACAAGCACATCGACGCGACCGACCTCATCCTCGTTGATGTGAACCCCGAGCAGATGTTCAAGTTCATCAAGATTCGCGAGGGCGTCGGGAAGGCGATCGCCAATCTGAGGAAGCTCACCCCGGCGCAGATCGACCGCGCGGGCCTCAATGCAGGGGACGTGCAGCGCGCCCTCGATATCGCCGACGAGCACGGGCGGCTCGACGCGATGGTGCCCGCGGCGGAGAAGCTCACCGAGATGCTCATCGAGACCCGCGCCTCGCGGGGCCACGATCTCGCCTTGCTGCTCGGCGAAATCGCCTCGCAGGCGCGGCGGCGCGGCCAGCGCGACCCGATGGGCCCGGAGATCCTCGGCCCGCTCGAGGACCTCTTCACCTATCAATATGGCCCCGCCCAGAAGAGCGCCGCCACCCGCGCGAAATCGGGCGAGACGGCCGAGCCGGAGAACGAGATGAACCGGAACGACGGCTGATCCCAGTCGATAACGCGCCGGCGCCCGCCTCCTTCAGGCGGCGCGCCGGCGCCGCGCCCTCACTTCACTCCACCGCAGGCACACACGTCTCACCCGCCTTCTCGACGCGGCAGAGCCGGCTGCGCTCGATCCGGACCTCGAGCTTCTCCGGCGGCGGCGACGATAAAAGCATCCGCCACGCGTCGCGGTCCGGCCGCTCGAGGAGCGCGTAAATCGCGAGCGTCCCCTTCTCCGGCACCGGCACCTTCACCACCTTCGTCTGCCCGGGCAGCACCACGACCGCCGATTGCACCGACTCGTCCGGCGACGTCACCCGCGAGACCACCGACTCGTACGACTCCGCGCCAAAATGTTTCTCGTCGATCGCGCGCGCGAGCACGTAGACCGAGCGGGCGCCATTCGCGTCCGCCGCCGTGCGGAGCGTGAGCACCATCTGCGAGCTCGTCGACGACCCGCACCCCGCCCCGAGCGCCGAGGCGAGGAGCGCGATCGTGACACAAAGAGCGGCGTGTCCTGCCACGAGCGCAGTATCAACCAGGGCCGGTGGCCTGTCCACTTTGCGTGGCCGCGGCCTTGGGGGGCGGCGGGCGCGAGGGGCAACGAGAGGCGCGGTTCGGCGGCGGCAGGAGCACCTCCCACGGATCCGACGAGACGTCGAAGGCCACACGCGCGCCGAGCATCCACGAAAGCGTCGCGCCCCGCCACGACGCCGGCGCCTCGCAGACGAGCCGGAGCGCCTGCCAGAACTCGCCCGTCCCCTCCTGCGACCGCGACGTCTTCCCGCCGCTCGCGAGGTCGGTCCATTCCACGCTGACCACGGCCGGCGTCGAGGTCGACCATATCACGGGCAAGGGTTTCCAGGCCGGCGCCTGATTGAAGCCCGCGACGGTCGTCTCGCCCGCGCTGAGCGAGGACATCGTCACGGCCACCCGATCATCCCGCTCCACCTTGGGCAGGGGCAGCGGCCGCACGGAGAGCGCGAGCGCCTTCGCCTTGCCCGCCTCGTCCCAGAGCAGCCCCAAGAGTCCGTCGAGCCAACCGCCGGCCTCGAGCGCCTCCTTCGGGAGCGCCACGGCGCGATAATCGAGCGGGCGCTTCGCCACCCACGCCCCGCCGTCGCTCCGCCGCGCGGCCGGCGCCACGCCGTCATTAAATGCGAGGCGCATCGTGCCCTTGGCGCCGAAGACCGCGTCGACCTCGCCCGGCGGCGCGTCCGTCTTCGCCGTCGGCAGGAACGGGAAACGCGCCCAGAGCGGCGCGGCGAGCGGGCGAATCTCGCCCTTGTAAATCTTGTCGACCGCCTTCTCGACGTTCGTCAGGGCATACTCGTAGACCTGGTTCATCGGCAGGAGGAAGGGCCTGCGCATGTCGCCGCCCGGGATCTTCGCCGCGTCGAGCCAGGCCTTCACCTGCGGCATCGGGTGCTTCGGGTCGGGGTCGAGCAGGGACAAACCGAGCTTTCCCACGAGCGGCAAGCGGTCCCCGAGCGGCGCCCCCGCCGCCGCGAGCGGCCCGTCCTCCAGCGAGGCGATGAGCGGCGTCAGGATCGCATAATACTTCTCGAGGTTGACGGGTTTGCCCTTCTCGGGCTGGAGCGCCACGATCGCATCAAACGAGCGGAGCGCATTACGCAGGATCATGAGGTTCGGGTCATTGCCCGGATCGACGGCCGCGTTCTCCGCCACCGTGGTCCAGAACTGGCCAAACCACGAGTTTGGCGTGGCCATGTCCTGCAGATCGGTGCGGAGCGAGGCGAGCGAGCCCGACGAGAACCCGAAGCCCTGCACGTAGGCGAAGAGCGCGCTCTGGTAGGCCGTCGCGTACTGATCCATCCCGTCACGCACGAGCCGCGCGAGCTCGTCACGCTGGGCCTGCGCGACACACGCCGCCGTGAGCGCCCCGTCGAGCTTCGTGAACGCGGGGACGAGCTCGTCGTTCACGGCCCGCGCCGTGTAGAGGCCCGGCAAAGGCCGGCTCGGCCCGCGCCCCGGCATGTCGCTCGCGCCCACCGCCGGGAAGACCTGGTTTGGCCCGAAGAATGGTGAGCGCTGCTTCGCCCGGACGTCGTCGACGAACGCCTTCACGTACGCGCTCGACTTGCTCGAAGCGACGAGCCTGTCCCAGTCCTCGGCGCGATAGACGCGGTTCTTGTCGATCGAAAACGTCTCCTTCGAGGCCGCGTCCCCCGCGGGGCATTTCATCCCCTCGAGGTCCGTCACGATCTGCCGGAGCGTCCGGTTCTCCGCGCTCGGCACCTCCACCTTCGAGCCGTCCACCTCGCCGAAGAGCCCCTCGAGCTCCTCGCTCCTCTGCTGCGCCCAGTCCGGGATCTGGTGGCTGCCGCCGGGGCCGAGCAGGCTGGAAGCGTCCTCCGGGCTCTCCGCGCGGAGCAATGACTCGAGCTCCTTCTGCGAGGGCGCGTCGTCCACGCCCGCGAGCGCGTCCGAGAGCCGGCGCGCGCTCTCGGACAGCGCCCCGATCTCCTCCGGCGGGACCGCGCCCTTCTTCAAGGATTCGTCGAGCGAGCCGAGGAACCCGTCCCAGTCCCCGCGCGGAATGCCCTGGTCGAGCCCCTCGATCGCTCCTCGCCAGGGCGAATAGGAGAACGTCACGTAATCGTCGACCACGCCCCCCGGCACCCCGAGCACCCGCGCGAACGTCTCTTTTTCATTCAGCGCGAGCTCGCCGAGATCGTTCGCCTCCGAGGCGCGGAGGAGCGCCACCGCGTAAAGCCGCACCGGCAGCGAAGGTTCCTTCGCCGCCGGCAGGAGATACACGTCGCGGATCTTCTGGAGGAACCTCTCGCGTGCGCCCCCTCCGTCCCGCTCGGTCTTCGGCCTGTCGATCTCTTCTTTTTTGTTCGGGTACGCCCATCGCAAGGGCCACCAGCGCGGCCGGAGCGCGGCCCGGAGCGCCTCGCCGGCCTTCTCCTCGGCGCCGTCGAGCGCCGCATGACGCGGCGGGCGCAGCAGGAGGAAGTTCTCCACCGCGCCGGGCGCGGCCTTCACGTCCTGCCAATGCCACAGATAAAGCCCGCCGATGAGGCCCGCGATCGAGGCCCCGACGACGAGCGCCCCGAGCGTCCGCCGCTGCTCGTGGGCATGAAAATCGGATTGCACCACCTGCGCGTCGAGGCCGAGCGGCTCGCCCACCATCCCCGCGTCCGCGCCCTCGGGCAAACCCGCCACCACGATCCCGTCGAGCGCCGGCGTCGCCACCTGCGTCGCGCTCCCGACGAGCGCATCCAGGAACGGCTCGAGCGCCGCGAACACGCTCCCCCCGCCGCCCGCGAGCAGCTTCGTCACCGCCGCCGTCTGCGCAGCCGGGAGCGTTTTGATCGCGGAGGACAAACACGGCTCGAGCGGCGCGAGCAGGACCTCGAGGTCCGCCGCGCGCCGGCCCGCAGGTTTCAACGTCTGCGCCGCGTGGCCCTCGTCCTCGGCCACCCGCGCGAGCGGGACAAACCCGTCGAGGCGCTCGTCGAGGTGCGAGAGGACGACCCGCACCCGCGGCGCGCGCCCGCGACGAAGCGACGTGAGCCTGTCGACGACGTCCCGCCCGAGCGCGCCGAGGCGCCGGAGGCCCGCGGGCGTGAATGACGTCGAGCGCGCGTCGATCACGAAAAGCACGACCGGCACCCGGAGCGCGACCGGCTTCCAGAGGTCCGATAACGAAGCGCGCGCCTCGGGCCGCGTGTCTTCGAGCAGCTCGCCGCTGATCTCCTGCACGAGCGCGTGCTGCCCCGCGAACATCGAGAGGCGCGCGTCCGAGGTATCACTCGGCGCGACCTGCGAGGCCGACCCGGAGCGCGCGAGCCCCGCCTGAATCGCGCTCGTCTTGCCCGCCCGACGCTCCCCGAGCACCACGACGATCGGCGCGCCCTGCACGCTCTCCGGCAGCCGGCGCACGAAATCGCCCCATACCCGGCCGAGCGAGCGCGGCGAAGGCAACCTGGGCGCCTCCTCGCCGGATTTCTTGCGCGCGCGCAGGAACAAAAAAGTGCCGACGACGAGCAGCAAGACCCCCACGAGGGCGATCGCGGCGATCACCCAGGGGCTCAAGGAAGCGGCCTGCGCTGCGGCTTGCTGCATGACGCGCGCCTCCTCGCCGCCTTAACCCCCCGCAGGGCTTCGTGGCCCGGCGAAGAAAAAAGCCTCGAGCACATCCTCCAGCCGATCGAAGGCGAGCGCGAGCGCCTCCGGGTCCCGCTCGTCGGGGGGCGAGGCGAGGGCCTCGCGGAGGGGTTTTACGAAGGGCGCGAGCACGGTCTCGGGTACGACGCCCGCGGCGGCGGCCTCGATGGACGCGAGCAGGGCCGCCGCGTCCGGCGGAGGCGGCGAGCGGGGCGCAGCGAGGGCCGGGGCGCATGGCGGCGGCGGAGGCGCGGACGGACGGCGCCCGCTCGCTCGCCATCGCGCGAGCAGCGAGGATTGCGCCTCACGTTCCTTGTCTCCGGACGCCATTGCCCCGGCAGTTCACCACAGAAGGGCGACGAGGGCAAAAACCGCGTGAAAGCCGGCCGCCACGCCCAGCGCGAGCAGCCCGTACCGCAGCGCGGCCCGGGCCCGGACCGTGGGGGCGGCGCTCGCGCCGGCCGGGGCGTCGCCCCGCGGCAGGCACCGCGAGAGCCTCTCTTTGCACGCGCGGATCTCCTGCGGATCGTCGAAATGGCGCCCCACGAAGCCAGATTCGAGGCAATGCAGGTAGGTCGCGACGACGAGCGGCTCGGGCTTGCTCTCGGGGACGAGCAACGCCGCGCGCTCGAAGAACTCGTCGCCGCCGTCGGTCTCGCCGAGCAGATCCCACTGGAGGAGCGGCCACGGCGGGCTCTCCGGATCTCCCTCACGCGCGAGCCGCGTCTGCACGCGTTCGTCGAGGAAAACCACGAGCGGGACGAGCACGGCCTCCAGGGTCGCGGGCGAGACGAGTTTGTCGAGCTTCGTGTCGAGATCGTCGAGCCTGCGCCGGAGCTTTCCGCGGAGCGCCTCGACGTCGCGGGTCTTGTGGTTGCGCACGGCCGCGTCGACGATGCGCCCGGTATCCTCGATGCAGGCGACGACCTCGGCGAACGCGCGGGGTTCGAGCGTGCCCGTTTGGCTCATGGTTTTGCTCCGGCGAGCGCGCGCTGGCCCGTCACGGGGCGCGTCGTGATCTCCACGTCCACGGGCTCCTCGGTCCAGGCGTCGAGCAATGCGGCGACCTGCGCCGCGAGCCTGCGCACGAGCGGCGCCTCCTCGGGGCTACGCTGCTTCACCGCGAGCTTGTAGACGCGCCGGATTCCGCCCGCGCGCCGGGCCGGATCCGGCGCCTCGCGTGAATCGAGCTCGTCGACGAGGTGCGCGAAACCTCGATACGGCCCGTCCCCGCTCGCGCCGAGGATCTCCAGCATCCCCACGAGGTCCCGCCGCCCGAGGGCCGGGCGCATGCGCAGCGAGAGCACGTCGAGCGTGCGCGCCGGATCGTGCACGAGCGGGCTCTCCGAAGGCGCGCGCATGTTGCCCACGAGCCGGAACGATACGCCCGGCAAATGCCGCGTCTGCAGGCCGAGCGCGAGCTTGCCCGGCGACGCCGACCAGAGCACCGGCTGCGAAAAACGCGCCTCCGCGAGCACCTTGCGAGGCGCTTCGAAGGCGCCGTCGATCGAGAGCCGGAGCGTGGTCGTCCCGTCCCCCTCCTCGATTTCGTAGGTATCCCCGTCCGCGGCGAGCGCCGCCGGCAGGAGCGGCACGAGCCCGCGATCCGTGGCCTTGTAGACCCCGCGCACCCCCGAGGGCTCCACGCCTTCGAGCAGCGGCGAGGGAGAACGCACGGGCGCCGCCACGCGTGTCCCGTCCCAGAGGATCGGCTCGGCGAAATCGACCCACGCGTTCTCCACGGGCACGACGTGCAGGCGGAAGGTATCGTTCGAGACCGACAAACTCGTGGGGAACTCCTCGTCGAGCTCCAGGAAGAGGTCGAGCGTGTCCCAGGCCGCGCGCATCGGCGGCACCTCGACCTGCACGAAGAGCTCCTGCTCGGGGAGGTGGAAAAACGATCGAATGCGGGCGAGCGGGCCGCGGTCGTCGCCGTCCTCGAGGGCGCTCCCGCGCGGGGGCCCGAAGGAGGCGCGGCAGGTGATCTCCGGCCCGTCCGCCGTCGCCACGGCGAAGGCGCGCACGAGGTGGCGAGAGAGCGCGTCGTGGAGCGCGAGCGAGGCGCGGTAATCGTCGAGGCGCCTCACGTAAAAGGAGAGCGCGGCCGGGTTTTTCCAGGAGCGCCGCGCGCGGAGGCGGATGCGCACGTAGAGCCGCCGGTTCTGCTCGACGAGCCGCGCGCCCGCGACGTCGATCGGCAGGATCGGGAGGGGCCGCATCATCGAAAAGAGCCCCACCTTGCCCTCGGCCGAGACGGCGCGCAGGAGCGTGCCGCGCGGCAGGATCGCGGGCTCGACCCGCTCCTCGGAGGCCACGCATTCGACCATCATCGACGCGGGCGACGAGACGAGCAATTCGTCGAGGGTGCCGGCCGCGATACGCCGCACGGCGGCGGCCGTGGCCCGCTGGGCGGCGGCGCGGGTCCGCGCGGAGAAAAAGGCCTGCGCTTCGAGGATCCGGCGCACGTCGGGATCTTCGGCCCCGAGCGAGAGCGCGCCCTCCGCCTCGCGGCGCGCGGCGAAGGCGTCGAGCGCGGAGAGCTCCTCGAGGAAGAGCGCATTCAAGGTCTCGGCCTCTGCCATCGTCCCCTCCTATCCGAGGTTCACCAGGTTTCCCTGCACGTTCGTCATGCTGCCCTTGAGGGTCGCGATCCCCGACGATTCGAGGTTCATCATTCCGTCGGCCTTGGCCTCGATCATCGCGCCCTTCGCCGAGATCTGCGTCGTCCCTTCGAGCGAGAGCGTCGCCGTCGTCTTCAGCGACGCGCCCGCGCTCTCGAGCGTCAGCGTATTCGTGCTCGCGCCCGTGAGGCCGACCTTCGTCGTCCCCTCCACGGTCACGTCTTGCGCCCCCGAGATGGCCACGTTCGCGTCCGAGGTGATCGTCGCGTCCTTCGTGCTCTGCACCAAAAACGTGTCCTGGCTCGTGAAGCTCGACGCCTTCGTGGAGGTCATGGTGATCGTCTCGTCGGCCGTGACCTCGAATTGCTTGCAGGCGATCGCGATCTTCTCCGACGTCTGGGTGATCGTGCTCGTGGCCGAATCGCCGGCGACCTTGATCTCGATCTTGGTCCCGTCCATCACGATGGTCTGCGTGATGCTGGCGTCGGCGTTCACCACCGTGAGGGTGATCCCCGCCGCCTTGTCCATCTCGATGGTGCAGACGAGCGGCATGACGGGCTACCCCTCCGTCTCCTCGACCTTGAGGGTCATCTTGCCCTCCTCCAATCGGAGGAGCACGGTGTCCTTGTCGTTCGTGCGGAGCACGCGCAGGACGGGCTTGTCGTCCTGATAATCGTGGAGCACGGAGGTGTTGTTCGTCGAGGTCTTCCCGAGGAAGAGGTGCTGCCCCTGCCCGTCCTTCGCCACCTTCGCCTCGGCGCGCCAGTCGATCATCCGGACGACCGTGGACCTCGTGAAATCGAGGGCCACGAGCACGCGCTGGTTCTTGTAGAGCGGCAGGTACAGGTTCCCCGCCCCGCTCTCCGGCTCGTACGGCGCGCTGATCTCCTGATCTTCGAAGAGCGGAATCTCGACCGTGTACTGATCGATCGAGGTATCGGCGTCCGTCGCGAAATCGTACGTGATGTCGGTGTCCGCCCCGATCGCGCTCACGACCTTGCCTTCGAGAAACCCGGGGAAGCGGGGATCCACGCTCGAGGGCAAACGGACACGCGCTTCGCTCTTCTCTTCGAGCCGCGCCGTGCATTCGAGCGAGAAGTTCGCCCGGGTGTCGCCGTAGGTGCGCTCGGGCCCGTCGTCGGCGGCGCGCGCCTCGAGCGAGAGGAGAATCACCCGGAACGACTCGGTCGCCGCGATCAAATTCGAGCTGTGGCCGCCCGTGGTGGAGATGTCGACGAGGCTGCCGGGGGAGACGGGCACCGTGGGGAAACGCCGGAACGAGAGCTCGACCTCGCGCTTCGGCAGGAGGGGCCGCGCCGTCTCCAGCGTGACCCGATCGTCGACGTCCTGCGCGATCGGGGTGCGGAGCAGGGTATCGCGAACCATACCCGTGGCCGCGTTCGTGTTGTCGATGAGGTTCGTCGCCGTGCTCTCGGTGCAGGAGTTCAGGACACGCGGCTTGTACCGCGGGACCTCGGGGAACAACGAGGTCATGGCCGAGAGGTCGTCGAGGAGCAGCTCCTTTGCCTCCCCGCTCGTGTCCTTGGCGCCTTTGATCGAATACGTGCCCTCCGCGTGATCAAACGTGAACACGCCATTTCGGTGGCGGACGTACCAGATCACGAGGTCGTAGAAGCTCGAGCGCGCGGCGGGGTCGAGGTGGAAGAAGATCTGCGAGGCCGTCGTCGTGACGACGTCCCAGTCGTAGGTCAGGCTGATCTTGTCGCCCTTGTGCGCCTCGATCACGTCCTTGAACGACTTCTGCGTGTAAAGCGCGCAGGGGAAATGTTGCCTCCAGAGGGCCTGCGCCGGGTCCACGAACGTCACGCGGTACCGCCGGAAGAGGACCGCCGGCTCGTCCATCACCCGCTGCGTCGTCTCCTCGCGGACCGACTTTTCGAGCACGATCCCGCTCGTCGCGAGCTCCGCGTCGTCCGCCTCGGTGCTGGTCTCGAGGTGCCCCGGCTTGATCGAGATCGAAACCTCGCCGAGGTCGGCCTTCACGAAATCCGCGAGCAGGTCGTCCGTGTATTTCCCGCCCCAGGACGAGTCGTCCTGCATGACGAACTCGACCGAGCCGGAGACGCCCCACGCCTCCATCCGCAAGGAAAAACCCCGCACGTTGCCGCCCGGGATCACGTGCGCCGTCCCCCCCACCGAGAGCGAAAGCGAGATCTCGAGGTTCTCCCTCAAGGCCCCCCTCCCCCCGCAGGGCCTACCCGCGGCGCACGGAGACGTTCCGGAAGACGCTGTGAAAAAACACGTGATACGTCACGGGTTTTCCCCCGACGAGCCCGGTGAGCGAGAAACGCACCCAGAGGCCCCGATCGCGGCCGCTCAAGGAGAGCTTCGGCTCGCAGAGGCGCGGCTCGTACGCCCGCACGACGCCGAGGATCTCGGCGCAGAGCTCGTCGAGCAGGGGCTTCGTCGCGAAATGGCCGTCGTACCGGCCGAGCCCGTACACCTCGACCGGCGAGGCGTACCCGCCCTTCGCGTTGAGCGAAGCCTCGAGGTTGCGCGCGATGCTCTCCAGCCGGGGCTCGTGATCGCCCTTGAGCTTGCCGTAAAACGACAACGAAGGCCTCCTCCGCGGTCCCTTCTATCACGACCGCCTCCAGGAGAGCAGCACCGACAAGCCTTCGAGCTCCCTGGGCATGAGGAAACAGATCGCCTTCTCCCGGAGCACGGCCCCCCACTCGCGCGCGTCCTCGCCCGCCCCGGAGCCCGCCCCCGCGATCCGATAAAAATCCACCGGCCCGCCGAACCGGTGTCGAAACGGCGGATTCGGCGAAGACACGAGCCGCATGCCCCGGAGCGCGTGCTCACGCACGAGGCGAAGCCGCCCCGGGCTCGAGAGGACGGTGCCTTCGAGGGGGAGTTTGTCCGAGGTGCGATGCTTGAGGACCACCACGTAAAGCTCGGTGGCCCCGAGGGCCTCTTGCGGCAGATCCCCCGCGACGAGGCGCCCATTCTCGGCGACGAACGAGATCGCGGGCTCCTCGGGCAGAGGCACCCGGGCGCGCGCGGAGATCTCGTCGAGCACGAGGTTGAAGACGCGGGCGAGATCGTGGTGATCGTAGGCAGGGGGCGAGAACGGCGCGGAGCGCTCGTCGAGCAGGCCGAGCTCCAGCGCGAAGCCGCGCAGCGCCGAATACACGGGATACGGGTGCAGGTGCAGCCCGCGATCGATGTCGCCGAGCAACGCGCCGAGCTTGCGGGCCTCGACGCGCACCCGAAAGAGCGACGTCGCCGAGTTGCCCTGCGCGATGGCCTCGAGCGCGAGCTCGTCGAGCGCGCCTTCGATCTCGGCGAGCTCGCCGCGCAGGCGCTCGAGCCGCCGCGCGAGGTAAGGCGTGGGCCCAATCCGCACGAGCGGCGGGATGAAATCGGGCGAGAGGCGGAACTGGCCCCCGGTCGTGAGCTCGAACTGGCCGAGCTCGGCCCGGCCCATGCTGCCCTCCATGCTCGGCTCGCAGGAGAGCACGACGCGAAGAGAGACGCGCGGGATCTCCTTGGGGGAAGGCGGCTCGAGCGCCCCCTCCGCGCTCTCCTCGTCGTCCGGAGGCAATACGTGGGCGAAGACCTCGACGCGCCTCTTCCCGGCGGCCTTGAGATCGAGCGGCGCGCTGAGCCGGGCATTACCCGGCACGTCGACGAGGGAGCCGTCCGGCAGGACCGCCGTGAGGCCAAAGACCCAGAGCACGCCGCTCCTGGGGTCGTCGCCGTTCCATTCGAGGCGCGCGATCCCGGTGAGGGGCAAACCAATATGACCCGCGCGCAGCGCGGCTTCGGCCGAGAGCGCCTCCTCGAGACCGAGGAAATGCTCGGGGAGCAGGACCTGCCCGATCCGCCATTTCGGCCGTGCCAGCGCCGCCACGGTTCGTCCCGGCTAGCTCTGCGCCAAGCCCCAGAGCTTGGCGAAGTTCTTCCCCTTGCCGACGGCGACCTGGAGCGACTGCGCCGAGGGCTGGGGCTTGATACCGGTGTTGAAGGTGAAGTTGATGGGCGACTGCACCTCGGTGGAGGCGTCGTCCGCGACCGAGAGGTTCAGGTCGTCGCCCCGCTTCTCGAGGATCCCGTTCATGGTCGTCGAGTTCGAGTGGAAGCAGAGGTAATACTCCTTCTGCACCGGGTCGTACTCGTAGACCGAGAACTGGAACGTGACGAGCACGTTGGTCATCGACGTGTAGATCAAGAGCGCGATGCTCTGCTTGTTGGTCGCAGAGACCTGCCCCGTCAGATACACCGCGTCGGTGACGCCCGTCTCCCAGAGGATGTCCCGGAGGACCGCGACGACCGCGAGGTCCTCGGTCGGGTTCATCGGGTTCTTGCACGTGAGATCGGCGGTGAGCTTCGTGTCGCCGACCTTCAGCTCCGTGATGAATCCGACGGACGTCTGCTTGTCCTTCTTGTAGTTGAAGCCCTGATAAACGTCGAGGACTTTACGAAATTCCGGCATGGCCGCTCATCCTTTCTACGGTTTGTCGCCCTTTACGCCCGTCTCAGGGCCCGCCCAGGGCCGCTTCGAGCCGGAGCTCGACGTCCATTCCTTCGAATTGCGCGTGCGGCAGGACCGAGATGATCGACTTGTACCAGCCGAACGGACCAGGCTTCGGCTCCACGGTGACGTTCACGGCCTTGAACGGATAGAACCGCAAGGTCAGGTCGTCCGGGTTCACGACCGTCGTGACGTAGCCGCCGAGCCAGTTGGCGAGCACCTGCTGGATGTACGTCCCGTCGGCCGTGCTGCCGATGTACTCGCGCATCATGCGCTTGACGAAATGCGCGATGCGCGTGATCGAGAACGTGTACGCGAGGTTCGTCACGAGGTGCGCGTTCTTCGTGCTCAGGTCCTCCACGAAGGTGCGCGGCTTCTTGATCGACTGCGAGCTGAAGAACGTGGCCACCGACTCGTTCTTCTTGTGCACGAGCGGGATGAAGCCGCTCGAGGCGAACTGCAGCTCGCGGTAATCGGGGATCGCGATCTCCACGGGCGGCTGCACGTTCTCGTAGCCGTTTTTCTCGTACGTGTAGACCGTGAGGCCCTCGACGATGCCGCCGCCGCGCGGGCCGCGGATGTGCTGGGCCCAGCCGGATCCCTCGAAGGAGCGGACCATGTTCTTCGCGAAGAGGATGGCCGCGTTGCCCCAGAGGAAATTGCTCGCGTCGTCGGTGCGGCCCGGATGAACCGTCTCCTTGTAACCCACGGCGTTGCCCGGCTCGAGCTTGTACGCGTGGCCGTAGGGGCGGCGCAGGAGGTACCGCGGCAGCACGAGCCCGATGTACGCGGCATAGTCGGTGTCGCGCAGCTCGTTGTATTTGCCGAAGTGCGGGTGCGTGAGCACCGCTTCGAGGTCGCCGATCTCCGCGACCTCCTGCATCGTCTTGCAGGGCGTGAAGAACGTGGGGGAGACCGCGGAGACGAACGGGCAATGGGAGGCGTTCGCCACGCGGCCCATGGCCCTGAGCCAGTCGATGTCCTCGTCCGACGAGTCGAACTCGTAGAGGCCGATCATCGTGGCGAAGGGCTTTCCGCCGTACCGATCGTACTCCTGGATGTAGACCTTGTTGAAGAGCGAGCCGCCGAAGATGTCGGTGTCGTGATCGATGACGTCGGCGCCGATCTCCGCCTTGCTCCCGTCGAGGAAATCGATGATGACGTCCTCGCTCTCGACGCCGGACGCGAGGTGGTGCAGCCCCCGCCACGTCGACTCGAGCGCCTGGAAATCGTCGTCGTGGAAGACGTCGTCGAGGTGCTTGCCGAGCTTCTCGTCGACCTTCTGCGCGACGAGCGCGATCGCCTCCACGACATTCGAATAACTCGCGAAGGCGTGCAAGGGATCGATGTCGTCGCCGCGCGAGAGCGTGAGCTCGTCGCTGCAGTTGACGAGCAGCGCCGCGAGGTCGTTCATGAACCGCGCGCCGTCGTTGATGTTGACGTTGCGATCGTCGAACTTGAGCGGGGCGAGGGCGCCCGAATCGTCCGAGAGGGTGAGCGCGCCGGGGTCCGGCGTCGCGGGCGCGGCCGCCGGCTGGACCTCGCTGATGAGCAGCTTCAGCGAGTCGCCTTCCTTGAGATCACCCGGGGTCTCACCGAATGCGCCG contains the following coding sequences:
- a CDS encoding DotU family type IV/VI secretion system protein codes for the protein MSQTGTLEPRAFAEVVACIEDTGRIVDAAVRNHKTRDVEALRGKLRRRLDDLDTKLDKLVSPATLEAVLVPLVVFLDERVQTRLAREGDPESPPWPLLQWDLLGETDGGDEFFERAALLVPESKPEPLVVATYLHCLESGFVGRHFDDPQEIRACKERLSRCLPRGDAPAGASAAPTVRARAALRYGLLALGVAAGFHAVFALVALLW
- a CDS encoding type VI secretion system baseplate subunit TssF; this translates as MAEAETLNALFLEELSALDAFAARREAEGALSLGAEDPDVRRILEAQAFFSARTRAAAQRATAAAVRRIAAGTLDELLVSSPASMMVECVASEERVEPAILPRGTLLRAVSAEGKVGLFSMMRPLPILPIDVAGARLVEQNRRLYVRIRLRARRSWKNPAALSFYVRRLDDYRASLALHDALSRHLVRAFAVATADGPEITCRASFGPPRGSALEDGDDRGPLARIRSFFHLPEQELFVQVEVPPMRAAWDTLDLFLELDEEFPTSLSVSNDTFRLHVVPVENAWVDFAEPILWDGTRVAAPVRSPSPLLEGVEPSGVRGVYKATDRGLVPLLPAALAADGDTYEIEEGDGTTTLRLSIDGAFEAPRKVLAEARFSQPVLWSASPGKLALGLQTRHLPGVSFRLVGNMRAPSESPLVHDPARTLDVLSLRMRPALGRRDLVGMLEILGASGDGPYRGFAHLVDELDSREAPDPARRAGGIRRVYKLAVKQRSPEEAPLVRRLAAQVAALLDAWTEEPVDVEITTRPVTGQRALAGAKP
- a CDS encoding GPW/gp25 family protein, with protein sequence MSFYGKLKGDHEPRLESIARNLEASLNAKGGYASPVEVYGLGRYDGHFATKPLLDELCAEILGVVRAYEPRLCEPKLSLSGRDRGLWVRFSLTGLVGGKPVTYHVFFHSVFRNVSVRRG
- the tssK gene encoding type VI secretion system baseplate subunit TssK; the encoded protein is MAALARPKWRIGQVLLPEHFLGLEEALSAEAALRAGHIGLPLTGIARLEWNGDDPRSGVLWVFGLTAVLPDGSLVDVPGNARLSAPLDLKAAGKRRVEVFAHVLPPDDEESAEGALEPPSPKEIPRVSLRVVLSCEPSMEGSMGRAELGQFELTTGGQFRLSPDFIPPLVRIGPTPYLARRLERLRGELAEIEGALDELALEAIAQGNSATSLFRVRVEARKLGALLGDIDRGLHLHPYPVYSALRGFALELGLLDERSAPFSPPAYDHHDLARVFNLVLDEISARARVPLPEEPAISFVAENGRLVAGDLPQEALGATELYVVVLKHRTSDKLPLEGTVLSSPGRLRLVREHALRGMRLVSSPNPPFRHRFGGPVDFYRIAGAGSGAGEDAREWGAVLREKAICFLMPRELEGLSVLLSWRRS
- the tssC gene encoding type VI secretion system contractile sheath large subunit, with product MSTQRTAEELKADLLGAFGETPGDLKEGDSLKLLISEVQPAAAPATPDPGALTLSDDSGALAPLKFDDRNVNINDGARFMNDLAALLVNCSDELTLSRGDDIDPLHAFASYSNVVEAIALVAQKVDEKLGKHLDDVFHDDDFQALESTWRGLHHLASGVESEDVIIDFLDGSKAEIGADVIDHDTDIFGGSLFNKVYIQEYDRYGGKPFATMIGLYEFDSSDEDIDWLRAMGRVANASHCPFVSAVSPTFFTPCKTMQEVAEIGDLEAVLTHPHFGKYNELRDTDYAAYIGLVLPRYLLRRPYGHAYKLEPGNAVGYKETVHPGRTDDASNFLWGNAAILFAKNMVRSFEGSGWAQHIRGPRGGGIVEGLTVYTYEKNGYENVQPPVEIAIPDYRELQFASSGFIPLVHKKNESVATFFSSQSIKKPRTFVEDLSTKNAHLVTNLAYTFSITRIAHFVKRMMREYIGSTADGTYIQQVLANWLGGYVTTVVNPDDLTLRFYPFKAVNVTVEPKPGPFGWYKSIISVLPHAQFEGMDVELRLEAALGGP